The nucleotide sequence GATCGAGTTCGACCACGGCTAACATGGCCCAAATTCGATTTGATCCAATATTGGCTTAACGATTGAAGTAATGTTTTACCTTGGATTCAACATCTCGACCGTCCATTTTTTAGCGGCCCGAGCGTGTGGGTGGAGGGATAATGAGAAATGGACGTTCGAGATGCGAGGATGGGATCAACGGGCGGTGAAAGATGTGAGGGAATGGAGGGGCTTCCCCTTTTCCCACCCAAATATTGGAGGAGATATTAAATACAGGACGACAGCGCCCGCGCCCCGCCATTACTGAGGGCTTTGGCGAGGGACAGACATGGAGGAAGTGGAGAGAGGAGAGGAAGGCGCGGCCATGGAAGCGGAGGAGTACCGGGTGTGGAAGAAGAACACCCCTTTTCTCTACGATCTCGTCATCTCCCATGCCCTTGAATGGCCCTCTCTCACCGTCCAGTGGCTCCCTTCGTCCTCCTCCtcaagcggcggcggcggagccaGCCATCACCTCCTCCTTGGCACCCACACCTCAGACGAGGCCCCCAACTTTCTCATGGTCGTCGATGTCCGGTTCCCGCTCCCTCCCCCGCCTCCCTCTGACGCCCCGATCCCCAAGGTCGAGATCTCGCAGACCATTCCCCACCAGGGGGAGGTCAATCGCGCCCGCTTCATGCCTCAGGGACCCTCGATCGTGGCCACCAAGACGTGTGGCGCAGAGGTAAATGTGTTTGACTGCAGCCGGCGGCCGACGAGGCCAACGGAGGGGGGGGAGATCGAGCCGGACGTCGTGCTCAGAGGCCATGCCACTGAAGGGTACGGAGTGTCGTGGAGTCCCCTCAAGGAGGGCTATCTTTTGAGCGGATCGTACGATTCCAAGATTTGTCTGTGGGATGTGGGAATGCCGCCGAGGGAGAAGGTTCTTGATGCAAAGCATGTGTTTGAGGTAATGGGTTAAGAGATCTTTTACTTGCTGGTACACTGTAGTTTGTCCCGTTGAATCCACCAAAATATCCTAAATAAAGTTGCTTTAATTTGTAATTTGAGTGTAATTGTTTACCGAGAAGTAGCAACTCAGAACTTAC is from Musa acuminata AAA Group cultivar baxijiao chromosome BXJ3-8, Cavendish_Baxijiao_AAA, whole genome shotgun sequence and encodes:
- the LOC135644953 gene encoding histone-binding protein MSI1-like → MEEVERGEEGAAMEAEEYRVWKKNTPFLYDLVISHALEWPSLTVQWLPSSSSSSGGGGASHHLLLGTHTSDEAPNFLMVVDVRFPLPPPPPSDAPIPKVEISQTIPHQGEVNRARFMPQGPSIVATKTCGAEVNVFDCSRRPTRPTEGGEIEPDVVLRGHATEGYGVSWSPLKEGYLLSGSYDSKICLWDVGMPPREKVLDAKHVFEAHTAAVEDVAWHPKNENLFGSVGDDHLLMIWDLRSSASKKPQQTVTAHQDEVNSLSFNPFNEWILATASADTTIKLFDLRKLTTSLHTFSSHTGAVLQVDWSPRQETVLASSAADKRLMIWDLCRIGDEQTVEDADDGPPELLFVHGGHTSKISEFSWNPAMPWVIASVAEDNILQVWQMAESIYRDDCDTQNDNDY